The following are encoded together in the Deinococcus humi genome:
- a CDS encoding glycerophosphodiester phosphodiesterase — MKKRGWAGAGVLALGLLGALGGCGNPTQTDANPANPLITGRVWNVAHQGGELLWPSNTMLAFRNAAALGVDMLDTDMHATKDGVLVLSHDDTLNRLTDRQGRIEDLSLAEVQAADAGYTLSPDGGQTFPFRGQGIRVAMLSELLTTFPNLPMSIEIKQVTPSLGAPFCKALRDAGATSRVVVSSFSDVAMGDFRAACPEVLTSMTEKELRPLVLLSKVGLSGLAPVPGRSAQVPLTGGGLTVVTPAFVKAMHRRGVSVQVWTINDEATMRRLIQMGVDGILTDDPALLKRVLEEVGQAKN; from the coding sequence ATGAAAAAGCGGGGTTGGGCAGGGGCGGGCGTGCTGGCACTGGGGCTGCTGGGAGCGCTGGGTGGGTGCGGCAACCCCACACAGACTGATGCGAACCCGGCTAATCCGCTGATCACCGGGCGTGTCTGGAATGTGGCGCACCAGGGGGGCGAATTGCTGTGGCCCAGCAACACCATGCTGGCCTTCCGAAACGCGGCAGCGCTGGGCGTGGACATGCTCGACACGGACATGCATGCCACGAAGGACGGCGTGCTGGTGCTGTCACATGACGACACGCTCAACCGCCTGACCGACAGGCAGGGCAGGATTGAAGATCTATCCCTTGCCGAAGTACAGGCGGCAGATGCGGGCTACACCCTCTCGCCCGACGGTGGCCAGACCTTTCCCTTCCGGGGTCAGGGGATTCGCGTCGCCATGCTGTCGGAACTTCTGACCACGTTCCCCAATCTTCCGATGTCCATCGAGATCAAGCAGGTGACGCCGAGCCTGGGGGCTCCCTTTTGCAAGGCACTGAGGGACGCGGGAGCCACCTCACGCGTGGTTGTCTCCAGCTTCAGCGACGTGGCAATGGGGGATTTCCGCGCGGCGTGTCCCGAAGTGCTGACCAGCATGACCGAGAAGGAGTTGCGTCCGCTGGTGCTCCTGAGCAAGGTGGGGTTGAGTGGGCTGGCCCCCGTGCCAGGCAGGTCGGCACAGGTGCCCCTGACGGGCGGCGGCCTCACGGTGGTCACGCCGGCTTTCGTGAAGGCCATGCACCGCCGGGGCGTGTCCGTCCAGGTCTGGACCATCAACGATGAGGCCACCATGCGCCGCCTTATCCAGATGGGCGTGGACGGCATCCTGACCGATGATCCGGCCCTGCTCAAAAGAGTGCTGGAAGAGGTTGGGCAGGCGAAGAACTAG
- a CDS encoding aspartate/glutamate racemase family protein, whose protein sequence is MKTIGLIGGLFWESSAQYYRLINETVRDRLGGLWSAVSLMHTVNFEEIERFQRLGDWDQAAAVLIDSARRLERGGADFLLICSNTMHRMAHDVEAAVRIPLLHGEFGRLG, encoded by the coding sequence ATGAAGACCATCGGTCTGATTGGCGGCCTGTTCTGGGAATCCAGCGCGCAGTATTACCGTCTCATCAACGAAACTGTTCGTGATCGGCTGGGTGGGTTGTGGTCCGCCGTGAGCCTCATGCACACGGTCAATTTCGAAGAGATTGAGCGGTTCCAGCGCCTGGGTGATTGGGATCAAGCGGCGGCGGTACTCATCGACAGCGCACGCCGGCTGGAGCGTGGGGGTGCAGATTTTCTCCTGATCTGTTCCAATACCATGCACCGGATGGCCCATGACGTCGAGGCGGCCGTCCGTATTCCGCTCCTGCACGGTGAATTTGGCAGATTGGGATGA
- a CDS encoding response regulator — protein sequence MSLPFHYLLVDDSLQDQLLAQEAFEHLCPDCVLTCVGGGREALELLHRPEFQPDVVLLDLNMPGMSGFELLREMKQAPHLVHIPVVILSTSSAQQDVSEAYTLHASSYLVKSSSFAGFLEQLEKVLHYWQASRTVKHGNG from the coding sequence ATGTCGCTCCCCTTCCATTACCTACTCGTGGATGACAGTTTGCAGGATCAACTGCTCGCCCAGGAGGCGTTTGAACATCTGTGCCCGGACTGCGTGCTAACTTGCGTCGGAGGTGGGCGGGAAGCGCTGGAACTGCTACATCGCCCTGAATTTCAACCTGATGTGGTGCTGCTAGACCTCAATATGCCCGGTATGAGTGGCTTTGAATTGCTCCGCGAGATGAAGCAGGCTCCGCATCTGGTGCATATTCCGGTGGTCATCCTATCCACGTCCAGCGCGCAGCAAGACGTGAGTGAGGCTTACACCCTGCACGCCAGCTCCTATCTGGTCAAGTCATCGAGTTTTGCCGGTTTTCTGGAACAGCTTGAAAAGGTGCTGCACTATTGGCAGGCCAGTCGGACCGTCAAACACGGTAACGGTTAA
- a CDS encoding acyl-CoA dehydrogenase C-terminal domain-containing protein, with the protein MPTYKAPLRDIKFLMNELLDAPAELAKMPYYGENDTADGALIEQVLDEAARFVESELVPLNVVGDQQGCVRHEDGEVTTPDGFKAAYDKYRKAGWTALDADPNYGGQGMPHLVSNVLVELLNSANVAWSMYPGLSHGAYSALHAVGSDELKNLYLPKIVSGEWTGTMCLTEPHAGTDLGIIRTKAKDNGDGTYAISGTKIFISAGEHDMAENIVHLVLARLEGSPEGTKGISLFLVPKYLPTADGKIGERNGVVCGSLEHKMGINGNATALLNFDEATGFLVGEINKGMNHMFIMMNAARLGTGLQGLGLGEVAYQNALAYAKDRLQMRHAPRVNPSENADPIIVHPDVRRMLLTGKAYTEAGRAMAMWLALSIDTEHHHPSETARQEASDLVALLTPIAKAFMTDNGFNIAVLSQQVFGGHGYIREWGMEQFVRDARIGQIYEGTNGIQALDLLGRKVLMDGGKKLQKLAGVLQEFVDANEDDEHIGEYVTALGKAAQQLGSITMVVGQKAMSGEGAADEVNAAAVDYLRFFGHVVYGYLWARMAKVAQARIDAGQDQDGFYLGKVQTAKFYFTKLFPEIKTLAATIKAGNEPLAVDDRVFGLERELVTA; encoded by the coding sequence ATGCCCACCTATAAAGCACCGTTGCGCGACATCAAGTTTCTGATGAATGAACTCTTGGACGCTCCCGCCGAGCTGGCGAAGATGCCCTATTACGGCGAGAATGACACCGCCGACGGCGCGCTGATCGAACAGGTGCTGGACGAGGCGGCCCGCTTCGTGGAAAGCGAACTGGTACCCCTGAACGTGGTGGGCGATCAGCAGGGCTGCGTGCGTCACGAGGATGGCGAGGTGACAACTCCAGATGGTTTCAAGGCTGCTTACGACAAGTACCGCAAGGCCGGCTGGACTGCGCTGGATGCCGATCCCAACTACGGCGGTCAGGGCATGCCACACTTGGTGTCCAACGTGTTGGTGGAGTTGCTGAACAGCGCCAACGTGGCCTGGAGTATGTATCCGGGCCTCAGCCACGGCGCATACAGCGCCCTGCATGCGGTGGGCAGCGACGAACTCAAGAACCTGTACCTCCCCAAGATCGTCTCCGGCGAGTGGACCGGGACCATGTGCCTGACCGAACCGCACGCGGGCACGGACCTGGGCATCATCCGCACCAAGGCCAAGGACAACGGCGACGGCACCTACGCGATCAGTGGCACCAAGATCTTCATCAGTGCGGGCGAGCACGACATGGCTGAGAACATCGTGCATCTGGTGCTGGCGCGTCTGGAAGGCAGCCCCGAAGGGACCAAGGGCATCAGCCTGTTCCTAGTGCCCAAGTACCTGCCCACCGCGGACGGCAAGATCGGCGAGCGCAACGGCGTGGTCTGCGGCAGTCTTGAGCACAAAATGGGCATCAACGGCAACGCCACCGCCCTGCTGAACTTTGACGAGGCCACCGGCTTTCTGGTGGGCGAGATCAACAAGGGCATGAACCACATGTTCATCATGATGAATGCCGCCCGTCTGGGCACCGGTTTGCAGGGGCTCGGACTGGGCGAGGTGGCCTACCAGAATGCGCTGGCCTATGCCAAGGACCGGCTGCAAATGCGCCACGCCCCCCGCGTAAATCCGTCGGAGAACGCTGACCCCATCATCGTGCATCCCGACGTACGCCGCATGCTGCTGACTGGCAAAGCGTACACCGAAGCGGGCCGCGCAATGGCGATGTGGCTAGCCTTGAGCATCGACACCGAGCACCACCACCCCAGTGAAACGGCCCGCCAGGAGGCCAGTGATCTGGTGGCGCTGCTGACGCCGATTGCCAAGGCCTTCATGACCGACAACGGCTTCAACATCGCCGTTCTGAGCCAGCAGGTCTTTGGCGGTCACGGGTACATCCGCGAGTGGGGGATGGAACAGTTCGTGCGCGACGCCCGCATCGGCCAGATCTACGAGGGCACCAACGGCATCCAGGCCTTGGACCTGCTGGGCCGCAAAGTGCTGATGGACGGTGGCAAGAAGCTGCAGAAGCTGGCCGGGGTGTTGCAGGAATTCGTGGACGCCAACGAGGACGATGAGCACATCGGCGAGTACGTCACGGCACTGGGCAAGGCCGCGCAGCAACTGGGCAGCATCACCATGGTGGTGGGCCAGAAAGCCATGAGCGGAGAGGGCGCTGCCGACGAAGTGAACGCTGCCGCCGTGGACTATCTGCGCTTCTTCGGTCACGTAGTGTACGGCTACCTGTGGGCACGCATGGCGAAGGTCGCTCAGGCCAGGATTGACGCCGGACAGGACCAGGACGGCTTCTATCTGGGCAAGGTGCAGACGGCGAAGTTCTACTTCACCAAGCTGTTTCCCGAGATCAAGACACTGGCCGCGACCATCAAGGCTGGCAACGAGCCGCTTGCTGTCGATGACCGCGTGTTCGGTCTGGAGCGCGAACTCGTCACCGCCTGA
- a CDS encoding Crp/Fnr family transcriptional regulator gives MNYPSLVWHLKRTELFADLELAELEKVAATTPYRQYGPGEVVYRMDDPADALYFVKSGLVKISKLFPNGKEAILGVIGQHDTFGELLLQPEERRPTQAEALERTTLIVLPRSELQSLLNSKPDLAMKLIRLMAARLFEAQSWSATVSAYSAPERVASLLYRLAREFGRPHNQGVELNLKLNQEDIARMVGATRETVSHSLGKLKQDGAIVRARTPIIVRMDALKAYIEQSN, from the coding sequence ATGAACTATCCAAGCCTGGTCTGGCACCTCAAACGCACCGAGCTGTTTGCCGACCTTGAACTTGCCGAATTGGAGAAGGTGGCCGCCACGACCCCGTATCGCCAGTACGGTCCGGGCGAGGTGGTCTACCGCATGGACGATCCAGCCGACGCGCTGTATTTCGTCAAGAGCGGGCTGGTTAAAATCAGCAAGCTGTTTCCCAATGGCAAGGAAGCGATCCTGGGCGTGATCGGACAACATGACACCTTCGGCGAACTGCTGCTGCAACCCGAGGAACGTCGCCCCACCCAGGCCGAGGCGTTGGAACGCACCACCCTGATCGTGCTACCCCGCAGTGAACTGCAGTCTCTGCTGAACAGCAAGCCTGATCTGGCCATGAAGCTGATCCGCCTGATGGCCGCCCGGCTGTTCGAGGCCCAGTCATGGAGTGCCACCGTCAGCGCCTACAGCGCCCCCGAGCGGGTTGCCAGCCTGCTCTATCGTCTGGCCCGCGAATTTGGCAGGCCGCACAACCAGGGTGTCGAGCTGAACTTGAAACTGAACCAGGAAGACATTGCCCGGATGGTGGGGGCCACCCGCGAGACGGTCAGCCACTCGCTGGGCAAACTCAAGCAGGACGGGGCCATCGTGCGTGCCCGGACTCCGATCATCGTCCGCATGGATGCGCTGAAGGCGTACATCGAACAGAGCAACTGA
- a CDS encoding BCS1 and AAA domain-containing protein translates to MNITDLSNLLHTVWTELIETVRHTLATNELAQGGLLIGLLSAAAMSARALPGQLLSRLDRRFTVTLDIQGDDPAFPWLAAWLAAQPVGRHLRHLGVVTRFNEHMGGHNVAIGTDRDGDEITARLVPLSGAALLRFRGHWMLAYPQRTERQGVNHKALGFTHSLTFRMLAGARPIIAELLREAYDFTAGRSDGRVEIYVPEYQNWKLVERRAARPLDSLIYADGLLDNLHTDLDSFFGDREWYAQMGIPYRRGYLLHGPPGNGKSSLVSALAGAFGLNVCVLNLATPDLSDDRLTALLSELPRRALLLLEDIDAVFLGREPRTPGVKLSFNGLLNALDGVAAGEGGRVTFMTTNDLAGLDSALIRPGRADRHVLIGNGTQGQVAGMLRRFWPDWTKAEAGELAARVPEGTLSMARLQEYLLERRADGARVRRDWGELAGVTLATVPCPTRLRLLIG, encoded by the coding sequence ATGAACATCACTGACCTTTCCAACCTTCTGCACACTGTCTGGACCGAGTTGATCGAAACGGTGCGGCACACGCTGGCAACAAATGAACTGGCGCAGGGTGGTCTGCTGATCGGCCTGCTGAGTGCGGCAGCCATGTCCGCCCGCGCGCTGCCGGGACAGCTGCTCTCGCGGCTGGACCGACGCTTCACGGTCACGCTGGACATTCAGGGCGATGATCCGGCCTTTCCGTGGCTGGCCGCCTGGCTGGCGGCGCAACCGGTGGGACGGCACCTGCGCCATCTGGGCGTGGTGACGCGCTTCAACGAGCACATGGGCGGCCACAATGTCGCCATCGGCACGGACCGCGACGGCGACGAGATCACCGCCCGTCTCGTTCCGCTGAGCGGCGCGGCGCTGCTGCGCTTCCGAGGGCACTGGATGCTGGCCTACCCGCAGCGCACCGAGCGGCAGGGCGTCAACCACAAGGCTCTGGGCTTTACCCATAGCCTGACCTTCCGGATGCTGGCGGGGGCACGCCCGATTATTGCCGAGCTGCTCCGCGAGGCCTATGACTTCACGGCGGGCCGCAGCGACGGGCGCGTCGAGATCTACGTGCCCGAGTACCAGAACTGGAAACTGGTGGAGCGCCGCGCCGCCCGCCCGCTGGACAGCCTGATCTACGCTGATGGCCTGCTGGACAACCTGCACACCGATCTGGACAGCTTCTTTGGGGACCGTGAGTGGTACGCGCAGATGGGCATTCCCTACCGCCGGGGCTACCTGCTGCACGGCCCCCCTGGCAACGGCAAGAGCAGTCTGGTGTCGGCACTGGCCGGGGCCTTCGGGCTGAATGTGTGCGTGCTGAACCTCGCCACGCCTGACCTGAGCGATGACCGTCTGACTGCCCTGCTGAGCGAACTGCCACGCCGCGCCCTGTTGCTGCTGGAGGACATCGACGCCGTGTTCCTGGGCCGCGAACCGCGCACCCCAGGCGTGAAACTGTCCTTCAATGGCCTGCTGAATGCTCTGGACGGTGTGGCTGCAGGTGAGGGGGGCCGCGTGACCTTCATGACCACCAACGATCTGGCCGGACTGGACTCCGCGCTGATCCGTCCCGGGCGCGCGGATCGCCATGTGCTGATCGGCAACGGCACGCAGGGCCAGGTGGCCGGAATGTTGCGCCGTTTCTGGCCGGACTGGACGAAGGCAGAGGCCGGCGAACTGGCCGCCCGCGTGCCAGAAGGTACGCTGAGCATGGCGCGGTTGCAGGAATACCTGCTGGAGCGCCGCGCCGATGGGGCACGGGTGCGCCGGGACTGGGGCGAACTGGCGGGCGTGACGCTGGCCACAGTACCCTGTCCGACAAGACTGCGTTTGCTGATAGGTTAA
- a CDS encoding TetR/AcrR family transcriptional regulator: MTAPSAPSPTRRLSAENRRQQILETAAALFIERGFEAVGMNDIARELQTSRPTVYAYFTSTQDMLRALLDERLPAMWERLRPILPTSGEFRAETFSALFLALLHEHELLLLLHSGGGPIFREQRGHFLQQLGEWIEPYRRAEARQPHILHLITLLLEAAAVEQVRADRGAADSQARARAIGQFIAGGVANTKKAT, encoded by the coding sequence ATGACTGCCCCTTCTGCACCGTCTCCCACCCGACGCCTGAGCGCGGAAAACCGCCGTCAGCAGATTCTGGAGACGGCGGCGGCGCTCTTTATCGAACGCGGGTTTGAGGCGGTGGGGATGAACGACATTGCCCGCGAACTGCAGACTTCACGCCCCACGGTCTACGCCTATTTCACGTCCACCCAGGACATGCTGCGCGCCCTGCTCGATGAGCGCCTGCCCGCCATGTGGGAACGGCTGCGGCCCATCCTGCCCACATCCGGCGAGTTTCGGGCCGAAACCTTCAGTGCGCTATTCCTGGCCCTGCTGCACGAGCACGAGCTGCTGCTTCTGCTACACAGCGGCGGCGGCCCGATTTTCCGCGAACAACGCGGCCATTTTTTGCAGCAACTGGGCGAGTGGATCGAACCGTATCGCCGAGCGGAGGCCAGACAGCCCCATATCCTTCACCTGATCACCCTCCTGCTGGAGGCGGCGGCGGTGGAGCAGGTGCGGGCAGACCGTGGCGCCGCAGATTCACAGGCACGGGCACGAGCGATAGGGCAGTTCATCGCCGGAGGCGTGGCGAACACAAAAAAGGCAACCTGA